The proteins below come from a single Tachypleus tridentatus isolate NWPU-2018 chromosome 13, ASM421037v1, whole genome shotgun sequence genomic window:
- the LOC143240952 gene encoding myogenesis-regulating glycosidase-like isoform X1 yields the protein MEEITYTIESDPSNPVSQGIGSRKRQRKNVKNLSITWSDMEMNCNPSTEDLVSLESGIHSAEANQATVNSIRSLDADVTVSADTTPGESPTETPTADRKPASLQLSVEDNTWKGSQKSSKISSGGQLRKNIQNRAARVKAVFHQSKPSDLKFRLILVLLFCCIVALVTFTWFLYHQKLMNLEIGDKIRFHEVQRILHLLRENGEEHLTGYLGLNMPVNLNPYNCQVLQRGLDPNICVEWKYRARLMIGYWHKGNLSCYSVNWQALSHHTHLEDCFSLHGAFWYGMGEIKNISWPLSNISLNMQPFVSGDVYDSDFGSILERYWLSSEGIAIHVDPEVPLYVSLNSSRNERLCFIAKYQGFPYHVSENKLPNLKYTLCTGTDIKSVHLDTMHKFHSLPSNISSSEFLGSPVWATGPKFGTSLSQESLQVYANHIMEHGFEAGNILIDIRWQEKEGDLQFRVDNFTNPEEVLNILHHKGFKVLLAVHPYVCVDSVAFLNGTDGKYFITDEKWNVPLLTRWQDSVCAIVDVTNKTSAQWFLARLKELKSKYNIDGFVFLGGQSLYLPKFYNFQQLNINPDTYLTQYLQIASKAGNFMGTGVGFNTQNIAAFVAIAPRTSTWDATTGLRSILPTVLSLELLGYPVVNPGSVGGDVLLRENATLPDKELYLRWLQLAAFMPVVQFSVPPGDYDLDVIKAAKVLFKIREERVLPVMQHSIQEYLETGAPIIRPLWWLEPNKRDVHVLNTQFVIGEEIIVAPILDKGKRNRDIYLPQGWWRDELLGQIQRGGKWLHNYTVPLDKVAYFTRTEKPT from the exons acatGGAAATGAATTGTAATCCTAGCACTGAAGACTTGGTATCTTTAGAAAGTGGTATTCACTCAGCTGAGGCAAACCAAGCAACAGTTAACAGCATTCGATCTCTGGATGCAGACGTTACTGTTTCAGCCGATACTACACCAGGAGAATCGCCAACTGAAACCCCTACTGCGGATAGGAAACCAGCTTCTCTACAGTTGAGTGTGGAAGATAATACTTGGAAGGGCTCTCAGAAATCAAGTAAAATTTCATCTGGTGGGCAGCTGAGGAAGAATATTCAAAATAGG gcAGCCAGGGTCAAAGCTGTATTTCACCAAAGCAAACCATCAGATTTAAAGTTCCGGTTAATCTTGgtgttattattttgttgcatCGTAGCACTAGTAACATTTACGTGGTTTTTATATCATCAGAAACTGATGAATCTTGAAATTGGTGATAAAATTAGGTTTCATGAAGTTCAGAGAATTCTTCATCTACTACGAGAGAATGGTGAAGAGCATCTTACTGGTTATTTAGGTTTAAATATGCCTGTTAACCTTAACCCTTATAACTGCCAGGTCCTTCAACGTGGCTTGGACCCAAATATTTGTGTAGAATGGAAGTATAGAGCTCGCCTAATGATTGGTTATTGGCACAAAGGAAACTTAAGTTGTTATTCTGTGAACTGGCAGGCTCTCTCCCATCATACTCATTTAGAAGACTGTTTCAGCCTTCATGGAGCTTTTTGGTATGGAATGGGAGAGATAAAAAATATCTCCTGGCCACTGTCTAATATATCCCTAAACATGCAGCCATTTGTGTCAGGAGATGTTTATGACAGTGACTTTGGATCTATCCTGGAGCGGTATTGGTTGTCTTCGGAGGGAATTGCTATCCATGTGGATCCTGAGGTTCCTCTCTATGTTAGTTTGAACAGTAGCAGAAATGAACGGTTATGCTTTATAGCAAAATACCAGGGGTTTCCTTACCATGTTTCTGAAAACAAATTACCAAATTTAAAGTACACCCTGTGTACTGGTACAGATATTAAGTCTGTTCATCTTGATACTATGCACAAGTTTCACAGTCTTCCTTCTAATATTTCTAGTTCAGAATTTTTAGGAAGCCCAGTGTGGGCAACTGGGCCAAAGTTTGGTACGTCTCTGAGTCAGGAATCTCTTCAAGTATATGCAAACCACATCATGGAACATGGGTTTGAAGCTGGTAATATTCTTATCGACATCAGATGGCAAGAAAAAGAGGGTGACCTTCAATTTCGAGTTGATAATTTTACAAATCCTGAGGAAGTACTCAACATTCTCCATCACAAGGGTTTCAAAGTGTTATTGGCAGTTCACCCTTACGTTTGTGTGGATTCTGTTGCTTTCTTAAATGGTACTGATGGAAAGTATTTCATCACTGACGAAAAATGGAATGTGCCACTTCTAACTAGATGGCAAGATTCTGTTTGTGCAATTGTTGATGTTACAAACAAAACATCTGCTCAGTGGTTTCTAGCACGTCTGAAAGAGTTAAAATCAAAGTACAACAttgatggttttgtttttttaggggGTCAATCTTTATATCTtccaaagttttataattttcagcAACTAAATATCAATCCTGATACATATCTCACACAGTATCTTCAGATTGCTTCTAAAGCTGGTAATTTCATGGGAACAGGAGTAGGGTTTAATACCCAGAACATTGCAGCCTTTGTTGCTATAGCCCCAAGAACATCTACTTGGGATGCAACAACTGGATTAAGATCAATCTTGCCAACAGTTCTTTCTCTTGAATTACTTGGTTATCCAGTCGTTAATCCAGGATCAGTCGGTGGCGATGTTTTGCTCAGAGAAAATGCTACTCTACCCGATAAAGAACTTTATCTACGTTGGCTACAACTTGCAGCTTTCATGCCAGTCGTTCAGTTTTCCGTACCACCAGGAGACTATGATCTTGATGTAATCAAGGCTGCAAAGGTTCTGTTTAAAATACGAGAAGAACGTGTCTTGCCTGTCATGCAGCATAGTATCCAAGAGTACCTTGAAACTGGTGCCCCAATCATTCGTCCACTATGGTGGCTTGAGCCCAATAAACGAGATGTTCATGTTTtaaacacacagtttgttatcGGTGAGGAGATAATTGTGGCCCCTATCTTAGATAAAGGAAAGCGTAACCGAGATATCTACTTACCTCAAGGATGGTGGCGAGATGAACTGTTAGGACAAATTCAGCGTGGTGGGAAGTGGTTACACAACTATACTGTGCCTTTAGATAAAGTGGCATATTTTACTAGAACAGAAAAGCCAACCTAA
- the LOC143240952 gene encoding myogenesis-regulating glycosidase-like isoform X3, with translation MNSTDMEMNCNPSTEDLVSLESGIHSAEANQATVNSIRSLDADVTVSADTTPGESPTETPTADRKPASLQLSVEDNTWKGSQKSSKISSGGQLRKNIQNRAARVKAVFHQSKPSDLKFRLILVLLFCCIVALVTFTWFLYHQKLMNLEIGDKIRFHEVQRILHLLRENGEEHLTGYLGLNMPVNLNPYNCQVLQRGLDPNICVEWKYRARLMIGYWHKGNLSCYSVNWQALSHHTHLEDCFSLHGAFWYGMGEIKNISWPLSNISLNMQPFVSGDVYDSDFGSILERYWLSSEGIAIHVDPEVPLYVSLNSSRNERLCFIAKYQGFPYHVSENKLPNLKYTLCTGTDIKSVHLDTMHKFHSLPSNISSSEFLGSPVWATGPKFGTSLSQESLQVYANHIMEHGFEAGNILIDIRWQEKEGDLQFRVDNFTNPEEVLNILHHKGFKVLLAVHPYVCVDSVAFLNGTDGKYFITDEKWNVPLLTRWQDSVCAIVDVTNKTSAQWFLARLKELKSKYNIDGFVFLGGQSLYLPKFYNFQQLNINPDTYLTQYLQIASKAGNFMGTGVGFNTQNIAAFVAIAPRTSTWDATTGLRSILPTVLSLELLGYPVVNPGSVGGDVLLRENATLPDKELYLRWLQLAAFMPVVQFSVPPGDYDLDVIKAAKVLFKIREERVLPVMQHSIQEYLETGAPIIRPLWWLEPNKRDVHVLNTQFVIGEEIIVAPILDKGKRNRDIYLPQGWWRDELLGQIQRGGKWLHNYTVPLDKVAYFTRTEKPT, from the exons ATGAATTCTACTG acatGGAAATGAATTGTAATCCTAGCACTGAAGACTTGGTATCTTTAGAAAGTGGTATTCACTCAGCTGAGGCAAACCAAGCAACAGTTAACAGCATTCGATCTCTGGATGCAGACGTTACTGTTTCAGCCGATACTACACCAGGAGAATCGCCAACTGAAACCCCTACTGCGGATAGGAAACCAGCTTCTCTACAGTTGAGTGTGGAAGATAATACTTGGAAGGGCTCTCAGAAATCAAGTAAAATTTCATCTGGTGGGCAGCTGAGGAAGAATATTCAAAATAGG gcAGCCAGGGTCAAAGCTGTATTTCACCAAAGCAAACCATCAGATTTAAAGTTCCGGTTAATCTTGgtgttattattttgttgcatCGTAGCACTAGTAACATTTACGTGGTTTTTATATCATCAGAAACTGATGAATCTTGAAATTGGTGATAAAATTAGGTTTCATGAAGTTCAGAGAATTCTTCATCTACTACGAGAGAATGGTGAAGAGCATCTTACTGGTTATTTAGGTTTAAATATGCCTGTTAACCTTAACCCTTATAACTGCCAGGTCCTTCAACGTGGCTTGGACCCAAATATTTGTGTAGAATGGAAGTATAGAGCTCGCCTAATGATTGGTTATTGGCACAAAGGAAACTTAAGTTGTTATTCTGTGAACTGGCAGGCTCTCTCCCATCATACTCATTTAGAAGACTGTTTCAGCCTTCATGGAGCTTTTTGGTATGGAATGGGAGAGATAAAAAATATCTCCTGGCCACTGTCTAATATATCCCTAAACATGCAGCCATTTGTGTCAGGAGATGTTTATGACAGTGACTTTGGATCTATCCTGGAGCGGTATTGGTTGTCTTCGGAGGGAATTGCTATCCATGTGGATCCTGAGGTTCCTCTCTATGTTAGTTTGAACAGTAGCAGAAATGAACGGTTATGCTTTATAGCAAAATACCAGGGGTTTCCTTACCATGTTTCTGAAAACAAATTACCAAATTTAAAGTACACCCTGTGTACTGGTACAGATATTAAGTCTGTTCATCTTGATACTATGCACAAGTTTCACAGTCTTCCTTCTAATATTTCTAGTTCAGAATTTTTAGGAAGCCCAGTGTGGGCAACTGGGCCAAAGTTTGGTACGTCTCTGAGTCAGGAATCTCTTCAAGTATATGCAAACCACATCATGGAACATGGGTTTGAAGCTGGTAATATTCTTATCGACATCAGATGGCAAGAAAAAGAGGGTGACCTTCAATTTCGAGTTGATAATTTTACAAATCCTGAGGAAGTACTCAACATTCTCCATCACAAGGGTTTCAAAGTGTTATTGGCAGTTCACCCTTACGTTTGTGTGGATTCTGTTGCTTTCTTAAATGGTACTGATGGAAAGTATTTCATCACTGACGAAAAATGGAATGTGCCACTTCTAACTAGATGGCAAGATTCTGTTTGTGCAATTGTTGATGTTACAAACAAAACATCTGCTCAGTGGTTTCTAGCACGTCTGAAAGAGTTAAAATCAAAGTACAACAttgatggttttgtttttttaggggGTCAATCTTTATATCTtccaaagttttataattttcagcAACTAAATATCAATCCTGATACATATCTCACACAGTATCTTCAGATTGCTTCTAAAGCTGGTAATTTCATGGGAACAGGAGTAGGGTTTAATACCCAGAACATTGCAGCCTTTGTTGCTATAGCCCCAAGAACATCTACTTGGGATGCAACAACTGGATTAAGATCAATCTTGCCAACAGTTCTTTCTCTTGAATTACTTGGTTATCCAGTCGTTAATCCAGGATCAGTCGGTGGCGATGTTTTGCTCAGAGAAAATGCTACTCTACCCGATAAAGAACTTTATCTACGTTGGCTACAACTTGCAGCTTTCATGCCAGTCGTTCAGTTTTCCGTACCACCAGGAGACTATGATCTTGATGTAATCAAGGCTGCAAAGGTTCTGTTTAAAATACGAGAAGAACGTGTCTTGCCTGTCATGCAGCATAGTATCCAAGAGTACCTTGAAACTGGTGCCCCAATCATTCGTCCACTATGGTGGCTTGAGCCCAATAAACGAGATGTTCATGTTTtaaacacacagtttgttatcGGTGAGGAGATAATTGTGGCCCCTATCTTAGATAAAGGAAAGCGTAACCGAGATATCTACTTACCTCAAGGATGGTGGCGAGATGAACTGTTAGGACAAATTCAGCGTGGTGGGAAGTGGTTACACAACTATACTGTGCCTTTAGATAAAGTGGCATATTTTACTAGAACAGAAAAGCCAACCTAA
- the LOC143240952 gene encoding myogenesis-regulating glycosidase-like isoform X2 yields the protein MQHCKVEKQLHEKDMEMNCNPSTEDLVSLESGIHSAEANQATVNSIRSLDADVTVSADTTPGESPTETPTADRKPASLQLSVEDNTWKGSQKSSKISSGGQLRKNIQNRAARVKAVFHQSKPSDLKFRLILVLLFCCIVALVTFTWFLYHQKLMNLEIGDKIRFHEVQRILHLLRENGEEHLTGYLGLNMPVNLNPYNCQVLQRGLDPNICVEWKYRARLMIGYWHKGNLSCYSVNWQALSHHTHLEDCFSLHGAFWYGMGEIKNISWPLSNISLNMQPFVSGDVYDSDFGSILERYWLSSEGIAIHVDPEVPLYVSLNSSRNERLCFIAKYQGFPYHVSENKLPNLKYTLCTGTDIKSVHLDTMHKFHSLPSNISSSEFLGSPVWATGPKFGTSLSQESLQVYANHIMEHGFEAGNILIDIRWQEKEGDLQFRVDNFTNPEEVLNILHHKGFKVLLAVHPYVCVDSVAFLNGTDGKYFITDEKWNVPLLTRWQDSVCAIVDVTNKTSAQWFLARLKELKSKYNIDGFVFLGGQSLYLPKFYNFQQLNINPDTYLTQYLQIASKAGNFMGTGVGFNTQNIAAFVAIAPRTSTWDATTGLRSILPTVLSLELLGYPVVNPGSVGGDVLLRENATLPDKELYLRWLQLAAFMPVVQFSVPPGDYDLDVIKAAKVLFKIREERVLPVMQHSIQEYLETGAPIIRPLWWLEPNKRDVHVLNTQFVIGEEIIVAPILDKGKRNRDIYLPQGWWRDELLGQIQRGGKWLHNYTVPLDKVAYFTRTEKPT from the exons acatGGAAATGAATTGTAATCCTAGCACTGAAGACTTGGTATCTTTAGAAAGTGGTATTCACTCAGCTGAGGCAAACCAAGCAACAGTTAACAGCATTCGATCTCTGGATGCAGACGTTACTGTTTCAGCCGATACTACACCAGGAGAATCGCCAACTGAAACCCCTACTGCGGATAGGAAACCAGCTTCTCTACAGTTGAGTGTGGAAGATAATACTTGGAAGGGCTCTCAGAAATCAAGTAAAATTTCATCTGGTGGGCAGCTGAGGAAGAATATTCAAAATAGG gcAGCCAGGGTCAAAGCTGTATTTCACCAAAGCAAACCATCAGATTTAAAGTTCCGGTTAATCTTGgtgttattattttgttgcatCGTAGCACTAGTAACATTTACGTGGTTTTTATATCATCAGAAACTGATGAATCTTGAAATTGGTGATAAAATTAGGTTTCATGAAGTTCAGAGAATTCTTCATCTACTACGAGAGAATGGTGAAGAGCATCTTACTGGTTATTTAGGTTTAAATATGCCTGTTAACCTTAACCCTTATAACTGCCAGGTCCTTCAACGTGGCTTGGACCCAAATATTTGTGTAGAATGGAAGTATAGAGCTCGCCTAATGATTGGTTATTGGCACAAAGGAAACTTAAGTTGTTATTCTGTGAACTGGCAGGCTCTCTCCCATCATACTCATTTAGAAGACTGTTTCAGCCTTCATGGAGCTTTTTGGTATGGAATGGGAGAGATAAAAAATATCTCCTGGCCACTGTCTAATATATCCCTAAACATGCAGCCATTTGTGTCAGGAGATGTTTATGACAGTGACTTTGGATCTATCCTGGAGCGGTATTGGTTGTCTTCGGAGGGAATTGCTATCCATGTGGATCCTGAGGTTCCTCTCTATGTTAGTTTGAACAGTAGCAGAAATGAACGGTTATGCTTTATAGCAAAATACCAGGGGTTTCCTTACCATGTTTCTGAAAACAAATTACCAAATTTAAAGTACACCCTGTGTACTGGTACAGATATTAAGTCTGTTCATCTTGATACTATGCACAAGTTTCACAGTCTTCCTTCTAATATTTCTAGTTCAGAATTTTTAGGAAGCCCAGTGTGGGCAACTGGGCCAAAGTTTGGTACGTCTCTGAGTCAGGAATCTCTTCAAGTATATGCAAACCACATCATGGAACATGGGTTTGAAGCTGGTAATATTCTTATCGACATCAGATGGCAAGAAAAAGAGGGTGACCTTCAATTTCGAGTTGATAATTTTACAAATCCTGAGGAAGTACTCAACATTCTCCATCACAAGGGTTTCAAAGTGTTATTGGCAGTTCACCCTTACGTTTGTGTGGATTCTGTTGCTTTCTTAAATGGTACTGATGGAAAGTATTTCATCACTGACGAAAAATGGAATGTGCCACTTCTAACTAGATGGCAAGATTCTGTTTGTGCAATTGTTGATGTTACAAACAAAACATCTGCTCAGTGGTTTCTAGCACGTCTGAAAGAGTTAAAATCAAAGTACAACAttgatggttttgtttttttaggggGTCAATCTTTATATCTtccaaagttttataattttcagcAACTAAATATCAATCCTGATACATATCTCACACAGTATCTTCAGATTGCTTCTAAAGCTGGTAATTTCATGGGAACAGGAGTAGGGTTTAATACCCAGAACATTGCAGCCTTTGTTGCTATAGCCCCAAGAACATCTACTTGGGATGCAACAACTGGATTAAGATCAATCTTGCCAACAGTTCTTTCTCTTGAATTACTTGGTTATCCAGTCGTTAATCCAGGATCAGTCGGTGGCGATGTTTTGCTCAGAGAAAATGCTACTCTACCCGATAAAGAACTTTATCTACGTTGGCTACAACTTGCAGCTTTCATGCCAGTCGTTCAGTTTTCCGTACCACCAGGAGACTATGATCTTGATGTAATCAAGGCTGCAAAGGTTCTGTTTAAAATACGAGAAGAACGTGTCTTGCCTGTCATGCAGCATAGTATCCAAGAGTACCTTGAAACTGGTGCCCCAATCATTCGTCCACTATGGTGGCTTGAGCCCAATAAACGAGATGTTCATGTTTtaaacacacagtttgttatcGGTGAGGAGATAATTGTGGCCCCTATCTTAGATAAAGGAAAGCGTAACCGAGATATCTACTTACCTCAAGGATGGTGGCGAGATGAACTGTTAGGACAAATTCAGCGTGGTGGGAAGTGGTTACACAACTATACTGTGCCTTTAGATAAAGTGGCATATTTTACTAGAACAGAAAAGCCAACCTAA
- the LOC143240952 gene encoding myogenesis-regulating glycosidase-like isoform X4 has translation MEMNCNPSTEDLVSLESGIHSAEANQATVNSIRSLDADVTVSADTTPGESPTETPTADRKPASLQLSVEDNTWKGSQKSSKISSGGQLRKNIQNRAARVKAVFHQSKPSDLKFRLILVLLFCCIVALVTFTWFLYHQKLMNLEIGDKIRFHEVQRILHLLRENGEEHLTGYLGLNMPVNLNPYNCQVLQRGLDPNICVEWKYRARLMIGYWHKGNLSCYSVNWQALSHHTHLEDCFSLHGAFWYGMGEIKNISWPLSNISLNMQPFVSGDVYDSDFGSILERYWLSSEGIAIHVDPEVPLYVSLNSSRNERLCFIAKYQGFPYHVSENKLPNLKYTLCTGTDIKSVHLDTMHKFHSLPSNISSSEFLGSPVWATGPKFGTSLSQESLQVYANHIMEHGFEAGNILIDIRWQEKEGDLQFRVDNFTNPEEVLNILHHKGFKVLLAVHPYVCVDSVAFLNGTDGKYFITDEKWNVPLLTRWQDSVCAIVDVTNKTSAQWFLARLKELKSKYNIDGFVFLGGQSLYLPKFYNFQQLNINPDTYLTQYLQIASKAGNFMGTGVGFNTQNIAAFVAIAPRTSTWDATTGLRSILPTVLSLELLGYPVVNPGSVGGDVLLRENATLPDKELYLRWLQLAAFMPVVQFSVPPGDYDLDVIKAAKVLFKIREERVLPVMQHSIQEYLETGAPIIRPLWWLEPNKRDVHVLNTQFVIGEEIIVAPILDKGKRNRDIYLPQGWWRDELLGQIQRGGKWLHNYTVPLDKVAYFTRTEKPT, from the exons atGGAAATGAATTGTAATCCTAGCACTGAAGACTTGGTATCTTTAGAAAGTGGTATTCACTCAGCTGAGGCAAACCAAGCAACAGTTAACAGCATTCGATCTCTGGATGCAGACGTTACTGTTTCAGCCGATACTACACCAGGAGAATCGCCAACTGAAACCCCTACTGCGGATAGGAAACCAGCTTCTCTACAGTTGAGTGTGGAAGATAATACTTGGAAGGGCTCTCAGAAATCAAGTAAAATTTCATCTGGTGGGCAGCTGAGGAAGAATATTCAAAATAGG gcAGCCAGGGTCAAAGCTGTATTTCACCAAAGCAAACCATCAGATTTAAAGTTCCGGTTAATCTTGgtgttattattttgttgcatCGTAGCACTAGTAACATTTACGTGGTTTTTATATCATCAGAAACTGATGAATCTTGAAATTGGTGATAAAATTAGGTTTCATGAAGTTCAGAGAATTCTTCATCTACTACGAGAGAATGGTGAAGAGCATCTTACTGGTTATTTAGGTTTAAATATGCCTGTTAACCTTAACCCTTATAACTGCCAGGTCCTTCAACGTGGCTTGGACCCAAATATTTGTGTAGAATGGAAGTATAGAGCTCGCCTAATGATTGGTTATTGGCACAAAGGAAACTTAAGTTGTTATTCTGTGAACTGGCAGGCTCTCTCCCATCATACTCATTTAGAAGACTGTTTCAGCCTTCATGGAGCTTTTTGGTATGGAATGGGAGAGATAAAAAATATCTCCTGGCCACTGTCTAATATATCCCTAAACATGCAGCCATTTGTGTCAGGAGATGTTTATGACAGTGACTTTGGATCTATCCTGGAGCGGTATTGGTTGTCTTCGGAGGGAATTGCTATCCATGTGGATCCTGAGGTTCCTCTCTATGTTAGTTTGAACAGTAGCAGAAATGAACGGTTATGCTTTATAGCAAAATACCAGGGGTTTCCTTACCATGTTTCTGAAAACAAATTACCAAATTTAAAGTACACCCTGTGTACTGGTACAGATATTAAGTCTGTTCATCTTGATACTATGCACAAGTTTCACAGTCTTCCTTCTAATATTTCTAGTTCAGAATTTTTAGGAAGCCCAGTGTGGGCAACTGGGCCAAAGTTTGGTACGTCTCTGAGTCAGGAATCTCTTCAAGTATATGCAAACCACATCATGGAACATGGGTTTGAAGCTGGTAATATTCTTATCGACATCAGATGGCAAGAAAAAGAGGGTGACCTTCAATTTCGAGTTGATAATTTTACAAATCCTGAGGAAGTACTCAACATTCTCCATCACAAGGGTTTCAAAGTGTTATTGGCAGTTCACCCTTACGTTTGTGTGGATTCTGTTGCTTTCTTAAATGGTACTGATGGAAAGTATTTCATCACTGACGAAAAATGGAATGTGCCACTTCTAACTAGATGGCAAGATTCTGTTTGTGCAATTGTTGATGTTACAAACAAAACATCTGCTCAGTGGTTTCTAGCACGTCTGAAAGAGTTAAAATCAAAGTACAACAttgatggttttgtttttttaggggGTCAATCTTTATATCTtccaaagttttataattttcagcAACTAAATATCAATCCTGATACATATCTCACACAGTATCTTCAGATTGCTTCTAAAGCTGGTAATTTCATGGGAACAGGAGTAGGGTTTAATACCCAGAACATTGCAGCCTTTGTTGCTATAGCCCCAAGAACATCTACTTGGGATGCAACAACTGGATTAAGATCAATCTTGCCAACAGTTCTTTCTCTTGAATTACTTGGTTATCCAGTCGTTAATCCAGGATCAGTCGGTGGCGATGTTTTGCTCAGAGAAAATGCTACTCTACCCGATAAAGAACTTTATCTACGTTGGCTACAACTTGCAGCTTTCATGCCAGTCGTTCAGTTTTCCGTACCACCAGGAGACTATGATCTTGATGTAATCAAGGCTGCAAAGGTTCTGTTTAAAATACGAGAAGAACGTGTCTTGCCTGTCATGCAGCATAGTATCCAAGAGTACCTTGAAACTGGTGCCCCAATCATTCGTCCACTATGGTGGCTTGAGCCCAATAAACGAGATGTTCATGTTTtaaacacacagtttgttatcGGTGAGGAGATAATTGTGGCCCCTATCTTAGATAAAGGAAAGCGTAACCGAGATATCTACTTACCTCAAGGATGGTGGCGAGATGAACTGTTAGGACAAATTCAGCGTGGTGGGAAGTGGTTACACAACTATACTGTGCCTTTAGATAAAGTGGCATATTTTACTAGAACAGAAAAGCCAACCTAA